The Aestuariibaculum lutulentum genome segment TTCAACATCGGGTCTGGCTTCACCAGGCGCATTAATTTCCTTTGGTAAATACGAAATTCGACGCTCTGAATTGGTCATCGTTCCTTCTTTTTCTAACCATGCAGCAGCCGGCAATACCAAATCGGCGTAAGCTACAGTATCCGATTTATGAGAAATATCCTGAACAACAACGAATTTGGCGTTCTTCATGGCCTTTTCAATACGATGTGTATTGGGTAAACTCACTAACGGGTTGGTACAGGCAATCCAAATGGCTTTTAATTTTCCAGATTCTAAAGCATCAAACATCTGTGTAGCGGTTAATCCCGGGTTTGGTGAAATCTTTTCAACTCCCCAGAATTGCGCCACTTCCCGGCGATGTTCTTCGTTCATTAAATCTTTATGAACCGCCAATAAGTTAGCCATACCACCAACCTCACGACCACCCATAGCATTGGGCTGACCTGTAAGTGAAAATGGTCCGGAGCCAGGTTTCCCAACCTGCCCAGTAATCAAAGACAGATTTAATAAAGCGAGATTTTTATCGGTCCCCACAACACTTTGGTTTAACCCCATGGCCCACATGCTAATAAAGCCTTTAGACAAACCAATAACGTCGGCCGCTTTTCTAATATCCTTTTCGGGAACACCACATAATCTTGAAGCTTCTTTAACCGTAGTTTCACCAAGCTGTTCTTTATATTTATCGAAACCTTCGGTATAATTATTTATGAATTCTTCATTTATTAATCCACGTTCGAAAATGCTTCTTGCAATGGCATTATATAAAATGATATCGGTTCCAGGAATCAATTGCAGATGAATATCGGCAAAATTAGCCGTATCGGTTTTACGCGGATCTACCACAATAATTTTCACATCCGGATTTTCCTCTTTATGTTTTTCCAGGCGGCGGAATAATATAGGATGACACCATGCTGGGTTAGCTCCTGTAATTAAAAAGCAATCAGCCAATTCAATATCTGCATACGAAATTGGAACACTATCCTCTCCAAAAGTTTTCTTATAGCCTACCACCGCTGAACTCATACAAAGTCTGGAGTTGGTATCGATATTATTGGTTCCTAAAAATCCTTTGGTTAATTTATTGGCAATATAATATTCTTCGGTTAAGCTTTGTCCTGAAACATAAAAACCAACACTATCCGGACCGTGTTTCTTTATTATAGATTTAAAAACACTCGCAGCGCGATCTAAGGCATCATCCCAGCTTACACGCTCACGAGGATGTGAACGGCTCCAACGCATTTCTGGATATAAAATTCGGTCTGAAGTGTCGTTTGCAACATAATGCAGGTTCATTCCTTTTGAACACAGCATACCTTTATTTACCGGATGGTCTTTATCGCCTTCTACAATGACTTTATTATTACTGTCCTTTTTAACGATAATACCACATCCTACGCCGCAATACGAGCACGTTGTTTTTACTTCATTTTTTAACATAAACCACTGCGTTTTACACTAATTTAAAACATTTTAGTAACACAAAGTCAGGATACAATCATTATTAGTAATACGATAAAAAGAACCCTTTTCTTTTTTCAATTTACTAATTCAAGCAACTCTAACTTGCATTTCTAAAAGATGATGCTTTATTGAATTTTCAAAATTGAAAAGAGAAAACAACATCCTTATACTTACAAAATTAAGTATAAATACTTAATTTTAAAAATTAAAAATACGTATAAAACAATAAATACAGTTTCGTTAAAGAATAAAATAACTTTTTAGGAATATGTTAAAAATTGAATAGAATTAAATACCAATACGAAACAATTAACAAATTTAAGATGAATAACAGTTAAACTAAATCGTACTCTTTAGCTTTATTACTTAACTCCATTAGATTTTTAACCTCTAATTTTTTCATTAAGTTAAAACGATGAACTTCTGCAGTACGCTTACTAATTTCAAGTTCTTCAGCAATATCCTTATTGTTTTTCAACTGTAAAACAAGTTCAAGAATCTGACGTTCGCGTTTCGTTAAATTAAATGGATCGTTAATTTTTTTCTTAATTTTTGGAGTTTCCTTAACCGCATTACCGCTTACAAAATTATTCATGATAATAGCTGAAACATCTCCGGTAAAATACTTACCACCACCAGCAATACTATTTAAAGCTTTTAAAAACTCTTCCTTACTGGCTCCTTTTAACAGATAGCCATCGGCACCTGCCTGAATAGCTTTTACCACATATTCTTCAGAATCGTGCATTGATAACACCAGTGTTTTAACATCGATTTGCTGCTCTTTTATTTTTTGAACAACCTCAATACCATTCATTTCTGGCATGCGGATATCGACAATTAACAAATGTGGATTTTGCTTTTTAATTACTTCAAGAGCCTCAAGCCCATTTGAAGCTTCATCAATGACCTTAATACCATCCTGATCTTCTAAAAGCGCCTTAATTCCATCTCTTACTAAAACATGGTCATCGGCTAAAACTACATTTATAACACTCATAATACTATCAATTTAATCACTAAAGTGACATTTAAAATTTAGAAAGTTCTTTATTAATATTATTTCAGCTAAGCTACTCAATATCTAAATGACACAGAAAGAACCTACGTAGCAAAAATATAAAATTTAAGTGAAAATACTTACTCTTTAATAGGAATATTTAAAGTTACCCGCGTGCCTTTATCTATTTCAGAATGAATAAAAAAGCGCCCTTCTATGTACTTTATACGTTCTTTCATAAAGGTCATCCCCATACCTCCATCACCTTCTTTTACTTTCTTAACCTTCGAAGGATCAAACCCCTTTCCGTTGTCATCTATAACAATACTAAGTATATTTTCACTATGTGATAACGACACTAAAATATGCGTTGAATTGGCATACTTAATCGCATTATTAATAGCCTCCTGAACAATTCGGTAAATATTAATTTCAACCAGAGAATCCAGACGCTTATTAAAGTCGGTTTTGTTAAATAGCACAATATTTTTCCCTGTTAATTTTGCCAACTCGTGCGTTAACTTATTTATTGCTGGAACAATACCATGATCGGTTAATTCTGGTGGCGTTAAATTAAAGGTTGCCGTTCTTACTCCCTTAATAATATTAGTGGTTAACTCCTTTAAATGCTCAATTTTTTTAGCTGTCTTATCAATATCTGAAATATCAATACTTTCCAAATTATACTTTAATCCGGTAAGCATTTGTCCAATACCATCGTGAACATCCTTTGCTATGCGATTTTGTTCCTTTTCCTGATTTTCAATAATCTTACTGGAGATGATTTTCTGCTGATCCATCTTCTCCTCAAAACTCGCTTTAGTTAGGCGTTCTATTTCTAACTGTGCTGCTTTTCTGGTAGTAATATCGGAAGCAATAATTAAAAGTTCTGGGCGATCATCGCTTGGACTAAATGGAATGATAGCCATCTCTAACCAGATATCTTCATGATCTTTTGTAGTTGCTTTAACCTCGCCTTGCCAACCGGTTTTCTTACTTTTTGAAATGATACTTTCTAAAACCAACTGCTCTTTTTCGTGTACAGAAATCACTTCTGAAAAACTTGTAGTCACATTAAATCCTGAAAACTTAAACAATCGTGAAAATCGTTTACCTATATGAACCACATTTCCACTTTGAGTAATACGAGCAAACAATAAAGTTTCATCCATGGCGTGATTTAAAGCACGTAATTCACGCATCGATTTCTCTTTGGCTACACTCAGTTCGTCTGCATCAATAGCCATTTGCTTGGCACGTTGTTCTGCCGACAATAATTCTGCCAAAGTCGCTCTAACCGACTTTGCTGTTGGCCAGAAAATGAATAAAAATTCAGCCAGTAAAATGATAAGCGTTAAAATAGTAAGCAACATCTCTAAACGACGTAACCAGCTCACTTTTTCATTAGCTTCTAAATCGTATTGGTTTACAATTTCATCCATAACAGACAAAAACTCACCTTCATTCTGTCTAACCTTTTTAATATCTTCAGAAAAAGCCGAATTCGGTAACGGCGGGACATTCTCAATATCTTCTATGATTGTTTGAGCCGAACGACTTATCGTATTGAATATTGGATTTAACTTTTGAAACTTATCTGAAATAACAGTACTATTATTCCCTGGAAGCCCTAAACTTTCGCTTCCTTCCTGAAGTGAATAATGCGACGTTTCCCAAAGTTTTAGGGTCGCCTTTATTTTATCTTTAAGTAGAATACGCCCATTTAATTCCTGCTCGACTGAAAGTGCAACAATGTCCTTTGTAAGCTTCTGACTAAGCATACGCTGTCTTCCCGCAATATTAATAACAGTCGAGTCACTTTGTTGGGCATTTAAATGCTTGCGAATAAGAATCTGGCTAACAATTACCGAAAGCGCAATGGTGCTTAAGGCAATAATATACAAACGGCTTAACTTATCAAACGTACGCTGATCTAATGAATTACCGTTATTTGTCATTTTTAAATACTGTTTAAGAAATCGCTTGTTTTACCAAGGCTAAACTTTTATCTGAAAACTTAATTTTCAAGGCTTCTTCATGTCCTTCATCAGACATTTTAACCCATGTTTTTTGAAGAATATCAATAACCTTTTCATCTTCATGCTTAGCAGCAAATTCTTCAAAATAATAATCTAAGAACACCAGACAAATGACATCTTCAATAGTCTGACTTTCTTCATTTTTCTTGATTAATTTTTTATTAATTAAAAACGAAACGCGATCAATAAATTCATCTTCATACCCTACTTCCTTTAAAATTTCCGCAGTTAATTCGGCATGCATTTTTTTTAGAGTTTCTCGCCATTTTAAATACCCTACGCGATCCATAGGATACTCGTCTCTTGCAATTTTCCATCGGCATATATGTTGCGCTCTGGCTGCCAATTGCAAGGCTCTTGATGCATTCGGCTTAAACTGTAACAGTTTTTGAGACATGCGTTGCGAGTATAACAATTCTTTTGGAAAATCTAAACCATGACTGTGATACACATTAGGATCTTCTGAATTCTTTTTATCTATTAAGGCTATTGCCGTTTCAAATCTTGTTGGTTCCATTTGGTTTGGTATATATTAGTCTGAAAAGCCAATATACACATTTCCATCTTTAATTTTAACAGGATAAGTCGCAATTTTTAAATCATCACCGTTTAAATTAGAACCGTCTTCCAACGAAAAATTCTTTTTATGCATCGGGCAGGCTACTTTTGCGATTCCATCCTTATCTCCCACCATTCCTAGAGACAACACCATTTCCATTTTATGCGGACAAAGATTTTGTGCGGCATACCACTTATTTTTTCTAACAAAATTATAAACCGCTATCTGCTTGGTTTTGTACTTTATACAGGCTCCGCTATTCTCGGGAAAATCGGCAACGGTTCCCACTTCAAACCACGTTGTAACATCGGCTTCGGTTACTGTATTGTATTGACTAAGTATATCTTGCATTTTTAATATTTTTAGATTGAATAATTACCAGGCTTGTGGCATTTTTTGTTCACGCATTGGTACGAAAACCAAGTTATCGTCGGTATCATCAGAATTCACAAAATGTTTAAAACGTTTAGCAATATTCGGATCTTCGATGGCCTGTTTCCATTCGCATTCATATTTATTGATCAAACCTTTCATTTCTTGTTCTAAATCGTCTGCAATACCTAACGAATCTTCAATCACCACCTTTTTCAAGTATTCAATACCGCCATCTAATTTTTCTAACCATGGGGCCGTTCTTACTAACGGACCAGCCGTTTTAATATAAAACATCAGGAAACGATCTAAGTATTTAATAGCTGTTTCATCATCTAATTGTTCGGCGAATAAAATAGCATGCTTAGGTGTTGCACCTCCATTTCCGCACACATAAAGATTCCAACCACCATCTACAGCTATCAATCCGAAATCTTTACCTCTGGCTTCGGCACATTCGCGAATACAACCGGAAACACCTCCTTTTAACTTATGCGGACTACGTAATCCTTTGTATCTATTTTCTATCTCAATAGCAAAAGTGACACTCTCGTGCATACCATAACGACACCACGTAGACCCCACACAACTCTTAACCGTTCTCAACGATTTACCATAAGCATGACCACTTTCAAATCCGGCTGCAATTAATTCTTTCCAGATTAATGGTAACTCATGAATTTGCGCTCCAAATAAATCGATACGTTGACCTCCGGTAATTTTAGTATATAAATCATATTTCTTAGCAACTTCACCTAAAACAATCAATTTATCAGGTGTAATTTCTCCTCCAGCAATCCTCGGCACCACCGAATATGTTCCATTACGTTGAATGTTAGCCAGGAATCTGTCATTAGTATCCTGAATAGCAAATTGCTTATTTGGGGTTTCCATGGTAATCGTAGCGAAAATAGAAGCTAATGCAGGTTTGCAAACCTCACAACCATCACCGTCACCAAATAAA includes the following:
- a CDS encoding response regulator transcription factor — encoded protein: MSVINVVLADDHVLVRDGIKALLEDQDGIKVIDEASNGLEALEVIKKQNPHLLIVDIRMPEMNGIEVVQKIKEQQIDVKTLVLSMHDSEEYVVKAIQAGADGYLLKGASKEEFLKALNSIAGGGKYFTGDVSAIIMNNFVSGNAVKETPKIKKKINDPFNLTKRERQILELVLQLKNNKDIAEELEISKRTAEVHRFNLMKKLEVKNLMELSNKAKEYDLV
- a CDS encoding sensor histidine kinase, with product MTNNGNSLDQRTFDKLSRLYIIALSTIALSVIVSQILIRKHLNAQQSDSTVINIAGRQRMLSQKLTKDIVALSVEQELNGRILLKDKIKATLKLWETSHYSLQEGSESLGLPGNNSTVISDKFQKLNPIFNTISRSAQTIIEDIENVPPLPNSAFSEDIKKVRQNEGEFLSVMDEIVNQYDLEANEKVSWLRRLEMLLTILTLIILLAEFLFIFWPTAKSVRATLAELLSAEQRAKQMAIDADELSVAKEKSMRELRALNHAMDETLLFARITQSGNVVHIGKRFSRLFKFSGFNVTTSFSEVISVHEKEQLVLESIISKSKKTGWQGEVKATTKDHEDIWLEMAIIPFSPSDDRPELLIIASDITTRKAAQLEIERLTKASFEEKMDQQKIISSKIIENQEKEQNRIAKDVHDGIGQMLTGLKYNLESIDISDIDKTAKKIEHLKELTTNIIKGVRTATFNLTPPELTDHGIVPAINKLTHELAKLTGKNIVLFNKTDFNKRLDSLVEINIYRIVQEAINNAIKYANSTHILVSLSHSENILSIVIDDNGKGFDPSKVKKVKEGDGGMGMTFMKERIKYIEGRFFIHSEIDKGTRVTLNIPIKE
- a CDS encoding DUF4202 domain-containing protein, giving the protein MEPTRFETAIALIDKKNSEDPNVYHSHGLDFPKELLYSQRMSQKLLQFKPNASRALQLAARAQHICRWKIARDEYPMDRVGYLKWRETLKKMHAELTAEILKEVGYEDEFIDRVSFLINKKLIKKNEESQTIEDVICLVFLDYYFEEFAAKHEDEKVIDILQKTWVKMSDEGHEEALKIKFSDKSLALVKQAIS
- the nirD gene encoding nitrite reductase small subunit NirD, with translation MQDILSQYNTVTEADVTTWFEVGTVADFPENSGACIKYKTKQIAVYNFVRKNKWYAAQNLCPHKMEMVLSLGMVGDKDGIAKVACPMHKKNFSLEDGSNLNGDDLKIATYPVKIKDGNVYIGFSD